The following proteins are encoded in a genomic region of Chloroflexota bacterium:
- the rpsJ gene encoding 30S ribosomal protein S10, whose product MARLRQRIRIRLKGFDHKSLDQAAQQIVETAERTGAQVAGPIPLPTKLEKFTVIRSPFIDKDSREQFELRTHKRLIDVLEPSPRTVDALMRLNLASGVDIEIKL is encoded by the coding sequence ATGGCGCGGCTTCGTCAGCGGATTCGGATTCGGCTGAAAGGCTTCGATCACAAGAGCCTCGATCAGGCTGCCCAGCAGATCGTCGAGACCGCCGAGCGCACCGGGGCCCAGGTTGCCGGTCCGATTCCCCTGCCGACGAAGCTGGAGAAGTTCACCGTGATTCGGTCGCCCTTTATCGACAAAGACTCGCGCGAGCAGTTCGAGCTGCGCACGCACAAGCGCCTCATCGACGTGCTCGAGCCGAGTCCTCGAACCGTGGATGCCCTCATGCGACTGAACCTCGCATCGGGCGTCGACATCGAGATCAAGCTGTAG
- the rplC gene encoding 50S ribosomal protein L3 translates to MIQGLLGKKLRMSRMVSGSGAVVGATLVSVGPCYVTQIKTPERDGYAAAQIGYGETAKLSKPAAGHLKGLPRLKHLREVPVDSEADLTVGQKLDVSVFAVGDTVDVAAVSKGRGFAGVVRRHGFGGGPKTHGQSDRWRALGSSGAGTTPGRVLKGTRMAGHMGSARVTVKNLEVLAIDPARNLLALKGAVPGPSGGIVRITKARRERGSS, encoded by the coding sequence GTGATTCAGGGGCTGCTGGGCAAGAAACTCCGCATGAGCCGTATGGTCAGCGGCTCCGGCGCCGTCGTTGGCGCCACGCTCGTTTCCGTGGGCCCCTGCTACGTAACCCAGATCAAAACGCCGGAGCGCGACGGCTACGCGGCCGCGCAGATCGGCTACGGCGAGACGGCGAAGCTTTCGAAGCCGGCCGCCGGCCACCTGAAGGGGTTGCCCAGGCTGAAGCACCTGCGCGAGGTGCCGGTCGATTCAGAGGCCGATCTGACCGTAGGCCAAAAGCTGGATGTATCGGTGTTTGCCGTTGGAGACACGGTGGATGTCGCGGCGGTCTCCAAGGGGCGTGGTTTCGCCGGCGTGGTTCGCCGCCACGGGTTTGGCGGGGGGCCCAAGACGCACGGCCAGTCGGATCGCTGGCGGGCGCTCGGCTCCTCGGGGGCCGGTACCACACCCGGCCGAGTTCTAAAGGGGACGCGCATGGCCGGCCATATGGGGAGTGCGCGCGTGACGGTCAAGAACTTGGAAGTGCTCGCCATCGACCCGGCGCGCAACCTCCTCGCCCTCAAAGGCGCCGTGCCGGGCCCGTCGGGGGGGATCGTGCGCATTACCAAGGCGCGCCGCGAGCGAGGGTCGTCGTGA